A region from the Paenarthrobacter aurescens genome encodes:
- a CDS encoding serine hydrolase domain-containing protein, whose translation MQSQLIAPGFEPVAELFGRFLEQDPEYSAQVAAYHRGVKVLDLSGGPHARADSVTGVFSCSKGMAGLVVALLVQDGQLDLEAEVVKYWPEFGAEGKSSVTVAQLLSHQAGLLGVEGGLTLHEVNNSELAAAKLAQLPPLWKPGAAFGYHALAIGIFMEELCRRITGSTLQDVFEQRIRAVTAAQFYLGLPDSEEGRFAPFRWAADPSWPWVDPASHFGLAANAAVGDILDLPNIRDVRAAGMSSVAGVASAEGMARIYAAALTGLEGEAAMPPLLTEETIRTVTAEQVFGIDRVFGETGCFGTVFMKSHSRMPFGSYRAFGHDGASASLGFADPVYELGFGYVPQAAEPGGVGCRNFQLSSAVREVISGFAA comes from the coding sequence CTCGAACAGGATCCGGAATACTCGGCGCAAGTTGCTGCTTACCATCGCGGCGTCAAAGTGCTGGACCTCAGCGGCGGTCCACATGCGCGGGCAGATTCCGTCACGGGAGTCTTTTCGTGTTCAAAAGGCATGGCCGGGCTGGTCGTGGCGCTGTTGGTTCAGGACGGCCAGTTGGATCTTGAGGCGGAAGTTGTCAAGTATTGGCCCGAGTTCGGCGCTGAGGGCAAGTCTTCCGTGACGGTTGCCCAGCTTCTTTCGCATCAGGCCGGGCTCCTTGGCGTGGAAGGCGGCCTGACCCTCCATGAGGTCAACAACTCCGAGCTCGCAGCAGCCAAGCTCGCCCAACTGCCGCCGCTGTGGAAGCCCGGCGCCGCGTTCGGATATCACGCGCTGGCCATTGGCATCTTCATGGAAGAGCTGTGCCGTCGCATTACGGGCTCCACTCTGCAGGACGTTTTCGAGCAACGCATCCGCGCAGTAACAGCTGCGCAGTTCTACCTGGGCCTGCCCGATTCGGAAGAGGGCCGTTTTGCACCGTTCCGCTGGGCGGCCGATCCCTCGTGGCCTTGGGTGGATCCGGCCAGCCACTTCGGCCTGGCCGCAAACGCAGCTGTGGGCGACATCCTGGATCTGCCCAACATCCGCGATGTCCGGGCGGCCGGCATGAGCTCTGTGGCCGGAGTTGCCAGCGCCGAAGGCATGGCAAGGATCTATGCGGCCGCGTTGACCGGGTTGGAAGGCGAAGCTGCCATGCCGCCGCTGCTGACGGAGGAGACCATCAGGACTGTGACCGCTGAGCAGGTCTTCGGGATTGACCGCGTCTTTGGCGAGACCGGCTGCTTCGGCACCGTCTTCATGAAGTCCCACTCACGGATGCCGTTTGGCAGTTACCGCGCGTTCGGGCACGACGGCGCCAGCGCGTCTCTGGGGTTCGCGGACCCTGTGTACGAACTCGGCTTTGGGTACGTGCCGCAGGCCGCCGAGCCCGGCGGAGTGGGGTGCCGCAACTTCCAGCTGAGTTCGGCCGTCAGGGAAGTGATTTCTGGCTTCGCGGCTTAG